In the Glycine max cultivar Williams 82 chromosome 6, Glycine_max_v4.0, whole genome shotgun sequence genome, aatagaaagggtGAATTGTCAattttatcctaaaattatGAGATGATGACaaattaattgttgaaaaatgaaaaaaaaaatagtctttgaATACTAAatagcacaacaacttagtccGTAGACAATTTAATAATGaattagtttctaaattttgtcatttatcattaaattattttttaaaattataatttatcatcaaattaatccttaaatattataatttaataataaaatagtttcataaatttaataatataattaatttatcatactttttacatatttaaaatctaaatttatattttttatttttcatgaatcAATTTATCATCATGTTACATTTCCcaaaacaaatttgattatttatcatAGAAAAGTTGGCCGGTGTGCTtctttaatagttaaataaataaatagttatttttaattattttttttccagtaATGCATTTcgaataaaaatagtttatctGGACTTGGGCCCGGCCCGGCCCGGATCTATATTTTCAAAACTAAGAATGCTACAAAGTGCCGCTAAAAGAAAGCAATATCAGCTTCTTGGTGGAAACTGAAATTGATGAATGTAGAGTCCAGAAATCACCTTGGTAAAGTTGCGATATTAAATTTAGTCGTCtgaatttgatttctttgtGATCTTTCAGATCCTTCATCACTGcaacttctctttctttctctattgaTTTCCAAGACTTGTTACTGGTTCTGTCTTGAAAGCACAATGTTTAAACTTTTGATGCAATACGGTATTGGGGTTTCTTTAAACACCgaatttgaaaaattagggTTATACATTTCTTATTTATCTTTATCCAAAAACCCTAAACCCTCAATTGTTTCGAATCAAAATTAGGGTATATGAGCCATGAAAACGGAAAAGTGCGGTTGTTAAACTTATGAGATTGTTTGGTTAGCGATTTGTCTGAATGCCAAATATAAATTCCGTTTTTAACTGCGAAGAATCTCTACCTCACTTCGTTGCATCGTCGTTTTAGTCGCTCGAACCTGCAAGCACACTTTAGTCTATTCTCTCAGCGGTGGAGAATTGAATTCTTGAATTGAAGCCTTTGTCCCTGTCGCCGAGATTCAATATTTCTCCATCATAGAATTCTTGAATTGAAATTGTCCAGCATTTAAGGACAATAACAATGCTAAATATGCGACTGCATAGGATGCAAATATTACTAAATATTGATGTTTCTTGTGTAAGTATTACCAAATATTGATGTTTCTTGCGACACGGGTCATTTAATGCAATTGGTTGTTCTAATGCTGTTGTTCTATATGTTTTGTTGTTTAGTAATTTACTGTATGAGTGATAGTTTCATTTTTAAGGATTCTGTTTCCTTACCTTCTGGTTCTGATTTACtacaacaaaaaggaaaaaaaggacaGTGGAAGCTTGCTTCAATGTCGTTGATAAAAATGAGGTAGACAAAGAAATTGCCCGGATGTTCTATGCCTTTGCACTTCCATTTTCAACGGccaaaaattcatattttcGCCAGTTTGTGTATAAATTGGCAAATAGTAAGTTGGCAGGATATGTTCCTCCAACATACAACAAGTTGAGAACTATGTTTCTCAACGCATGTGAATGCTTTACTTCAACCTTTTCGGGATTCTTGGAAAAAGAAGGGACAGGCAGAAGAGGCCTCTTATCAACGTCATGGTTGCATCTGGTGGAGGATCTATGTTTCTCAAATCTTTTGACACAAGTGCAAACATAAAAGATGCAGACTATGTTGCTAGTCTTTTTCAAGATGTTATCCATAAAGAAGGGGCTCACAATGTGGTTTAAATCATCACTGATAATGCGGGGAGCTTCAAAGCCGTGGGTTTGAGCATTGAGGCCAAATATCCCCTCATTTTCTCGATGCCTTGTGTGGTGCACACAGTGAATTTGGCACTCAAAGCAATATGCGAACCACCCAACAATTCAAGCCAATATAACGAGTGTAAGTGGATCTATGCCTTAATGTCAGATTGTGATGACATTATTACTTTTGTTTCGCATCATGGCAAAGCTCTTgcgatttttcaaaaatattcaacTCACGTACTGTTAAAGGTAGCGGAAACACGCTTTGCCTCTCATGTTATGATGGCAGAAAGATTGTTACAAGTAAAAAATGCTCTGGAAAAGATGGTTTTAGATGCTGAATGGAAAAGTTTTAGCAAGACAAATTTTGAGAGTAAGGCTGACAAAGTTAAagaatgtgtattttttttatagatggtGGGATAAATAAGAATACTTCCTGAGTTTTACTACCCCCATTTATGATATGATAAGGAAAGGTGATACTGATACTCCTTGTTTGCATTTGATATATGATATGTGGGACTCTATGATTGAAGAAGTGAGGGAGAAAGTTTTTGAGCATGAGGGTCAGGATGTAGTTATTGGTTAGTccacttttttttatgttcttcaaGGTGTTTTGGAAGCAAGGCGGAACAAAAGCAATACTTCCCTTCACTGTTTGGCGCATTTGCTAGTTCCAAAGTACTATAGTGAGTCTTGGTTACAAGGAGAGAGTGGAATGGTACCCAGGGTTGCACCTAATGAAGATTAAGAAGTATCTCTCAATAGAGATAAATGTTTCAAAAAGATGTTCACAAATTCTGATGATCTTAAAAAAGTGTATGTTGAGTATGGACAGTTCTTAGAGGTTTTGGGCTTTTTTAGTGAAGCTCATGTAATGGAAGCTAGGGTGTATGAAGAGCCCTTGAGTTGGTGGGCCAGTTATGGTTCATCGACACCAACATTGCAAGCTCTAGCATATAAGTTGCTTTCACAGCCTGCATCTtcctcttgttgtgaaagaaacTAGAGTTTTTTTTCTGGTATCCAAAGTCTCGAGAGAAATAAATTAGCTTCAAGTAGGACTGAGGACCTCATCTATGTTCACACCAACCTGTGAATGTTGTCTAGAAAGAAGGAAGAGTACAAGGTTGGTTCATCAAGCTATTGGGATGTTGgtaagtttttaatattttaaacttattttctatttcagttttttattcaatttttggcTAATTGATTTTCTGTCATTGCTTTTTTAGGTGGATATGTACTTCTTGTGGATGATGACTATGTTGACACTTTTGCGAATCTGTTTGTTGATGACCCGGAGATTGAAGGTGTGCTTTTCAATGATGAAGAAGAGCAAGTGAACTGACTTGGTGGCTGGTGCTGGTAGAAGATGCTGCTGGCTGATGAATCTGCTAGTTGAAGATGCTGCTGACCCGGAGATTATGCTGCTGCTTTTCTGTAagttatgtttatgtttttttttttcatgttatttGAGTTTTGGAATTGGAATTGGAGTTTGTTGAACTTTAGATTATGCTCCTGGTTGAATTGagtatttatattttgtgaTATATTTCTCTAACCTGAAATCAAACATGTGAAAATATATCCTAAATCAATTTTGGATTCATAATTAATCCCCTAAtgtcaaaccaaacacacacttattcatcTAAAAAGTTAGGGTATATCATTCCTATAAGGATGTCCTTGCCTCTCAAAATGGAAAAGTGTGGTTGCTATTATGAGATCGATTTCTTATTCATTTGAAAAATTAGGGTATGTAAGTCTTATACGGATGTCCACGTCCCTTTAAACGAAAGAGTGAGTTGCTGAAAATTAGGGTGTGCAAAGTCTATAAGGTTGGCCTTGAGTCCCTGACCCTGAAATTTGCCACTATGAGATGAAAAAGGATGTTAATCTTGGTGCTTAATGATCCTTAATTGAGCTGCATGTTCAAATCTTTGTTTCAAGATTTTAAATCTAGATGGAATGCTTTGATTACCCTATGATGTTATGGTGACTCTGAATGCAATTTCAAtatgaattaaaattcataatatgaaaatttagtGAAGCAACCTAAACGGAATTGCTGAATTGCAGTTTTGACTTTTTATTCTTATTGTAATTTTCAGATGGAGTGTTTGAGTTGTCTCTTAATTCAACCACATGATCAAATCTGGCTGCAAgatctaatttttaattggaaCGATATGCCATGATAACCTAATTGAAATTAGAGTTACTTTTAGGCATGATGTAAAACTTGGATGGTATAATTACCCTAAATGGAATTCCAATATGAATTTCTATTCATAAATTGGTAAATTGAGATGCTATACACCCTAAATGACATTTGCCCAAATAACAGTTTGAATTTTTACTCCTATCATCAAGCTAGTGGTATGCTTGAGCGTTGGTAGCCCTTAATCTGATTACTAGATTATTTCAACTTTATTTAGATTAGTTGAATTGTTTTTGGGGTGTTTAGATGTCTAGGTTAATCTGTGATCCAAGTTGATCTAATTATAATTCTAAGTGTTTAAGTTAAATCTGACTCAATTCGTTTAAGatcttattatattattttttttcaatctaacCAACTtaactcatataattaaatttattattatataatttaattattaaatataaaacattataatttattaaattaaatcatctatatttttttcttttttaagttattgtttttattcttaTCTTAATTTTGTTTACAGTTTCAGATACtaatacaataatttatttttatctaaaataaaaatattatattaaaactaaaattattaattctattagttaaattttatcacaattttatctttttttgtgtgtatttagtaattatatatttataaaattttagacaaaaataaattattctttcttaaaaaaattgtttttatagaatataaaataatttttaaatattcaaattcaatcaattcaatttatttatgattGGTTAGGTTGGATAgtaaaaaatattcacaaacTTGACCCATTAAATTTTGATTGGCCTGAGTAACCATTTTATCAAATCTGATCAAATACAACTCGTTAACATCCCTGAATTATTTAGTGAAATTTAGtatataatttaagtttttgttcttatttgatttttgcagttataatattttgttttatttttctccgaAGCATCCTATAGTCCCACTGGCGAAGTATGTGTGAATGGGGTTTTCATCTATTCCTCACATGTCTCGTGTTTCCAAGATCTTTCGCAACGACGATTTTGTGGTAAaggttttctttctctctctctctctctctctctctcttttttccgtTTAATTGATTGACATgtaacttttattttgaatctgGGCCTGGCTGCTGATAAATTGCATTTGATGTTGGTTGGTGTAGCCGACTTAACTGGTacgaaatatttgaattcaactCGCTCAAAAGGGTTGTacttttgttaaattaaatttaccaTGTATATAGTTAATTATAATAGTTAATTTGATCTCGTGAAATATATGTACttaaacttatatttaaaaatatattaatatatgcaaaaataattttctacatatattaatttatttatgtgatTCGTAATTTGTCATTTATAGATCAAATGTAGATGCAGTGCCGTATGTGGTATAATTAAACATGAGTCTAAACTCTAAAGAGAAGCGGCACAaaagataaacatttttttttgggaaaattgATTACAAGTTCAATTGAATTGACTccataattgttaattaaaagaaGTCATCAGGTAAACCAGGGGCCGTTTTggttttaatcattttatatttgtttgttctatTATATTATGGTGGCAGATATGTGTGTGCACTTGGCTTTTCGTTTGGAATAATGGTTGGTGCATAATGGTCCAATCTGATAAAACTCACcatttcatatttaatatttatgtgatatgataaaaaaaattagggtttaGTATTTTCAGTTCCTATTTCTGTTATTAATTTCTGATTTTTATCTCTCTTAAACCTTTTTTGTTCCTGTCATTGGGGACTATGTCTAAAAGTAATGACAAAGagaattaaaagtaagaaaaaaaaattaagaaacattgatcaataaaaaaaatcaaaactaaaaatagagATCCTAAAAAATTTAGGCACTAAATTTTTATACAAGTATTTTTAAGTATGATTTCTTAActacttaaaatattatttaatcctCTCCTCATCTCATTTCTTTAGATGGAAGGAGTATGTGTAAAGATATTTTTCGAatgtatattttcttaaaaccactataattatatatatcaaaatatataataaatacagTCGTGGATTTAATCAGTACTATATAAGTTGGCTGAATTCTTTACTAGGAAATTTCATACACAGTCTTCAAACGTGCACACACACGCTCGCTTTTTCTTTCCTAACTTCGGAGTTCGACCACCATTGATTTGGTTAGTTTGATAACTTTGACTAGCCCATTGTTTTTGTGGTAGTTATcgactattaaaaaaattctttttttttcttctctcacttctttttatttaagccaagttttctttttcttttttctaacactcgtttttttttttacttttatagatgtatgaaattgattttagactttCAGAAGTTATTCAAATTCTCGTTCTTATTTCTCGTTTGAAATGATTTACgactacataataataataataataataataataatttattttgacacgagtaaaaaaaaaagatgaaaaaaggaagaaagaaacagGAACGAACTCATATCGCATATATATAGGTGGTccctaacaaataaatttattcaagGTAATACGCACCCTTGGCCTTTAATTAAGTTTCGAATTCATTTTACTCGCAAGCAATTATCGTGAAATCAAGCAAATAACAAAcgtttttctgtaaaaaaaaaaaatcttttttttaaactagcAAATAACAAACGTTGAAAACCTATAAATGAACTAATAATggaaaatagaaatattaaatCTTATGAAATATCAACTTAATAatctctctcttgttttttaGGATGAATGAATAAAGAAACACATGTATCAAATAATTTAGAGGATTTcaaaagtttctttaaaaagatttaaatcCTCTTAACTGTCTAAGgtagtaacaaaaaaaattaaaagtagcaAGTGTGTGCATTTAATGttatgagaaatattttttacctttttaggtattttatcttttaattcataagaaattaaaaaatgtcttGGGAAAACATAgctatttccttttttaatcttctttactatattaaattttatgttttaagagaaatatttattttcagaaaaaaattgaacatcaGAGTATTGCTCAAATTGAGTtcaagtttaaataaataacttttttaaaagaattgtaTCGAATATAGATTAAGATAAATTCTTCTTAAAAATACCTTTACTCCCTAATTTTCCAAACCTATATTTATTTCAGTATTtcctttaaagaaaaaaaagttgactTTCTTCGCATAGACATCACatataaaactaaaagaaaatgttaaattaaaaaaaattattttcattaagtAAAATGTTTCTATAATTGTATTGAAAATTTTGGTTGATGAGAACTTTCTAATAAAATCTCCAATAAATATAGCTTgtatttaattatcataaaaacttTCTGGTTTTAGGTTCATAAGTTTGAAAAATCAAATAGTACTATATATTTCCTTAAAAAGATAAtgcatttaaaataaacaaataaataaaataaataaagagccTGAACTGATGCATTAAAGTGTGGATGACCGGCCtttctttaaaaagaaaattaaaagcatGGACGTTTACTACTACTTTCCAAACTCCAAATTATTTAATAGTTCTAATTTCTAAATCACTCAAACTATCTGTAAAAAAATCAcccaaatcataaaattatttaatatattattttttagcttAAATACGTTTccttaaaattgatattttttagtttttatattcataaaatattttttatctgattaaagaaaaaaacacaaattgtgtatctaaatagccaaaaataaattaaaaatgacaaaaaatattttgcaaatttcacagattaaaaatacaaatttagcaAAAGAATATGATGCGTGAGAGTTATTATAAACCTGATTTAGACAACAAAAAGtaatatttctaaatttaaGGGATTGAGTGTGTGTTTGGATATATGTTGATAAAATTGgttgtaaataaaattgattttaattagaattaataTTAAAGTAACGAGATTTATGTTtgaataattttgattagaattaatttaaagtaaaatttagtataaatattttaacttaatgCAAAAGTTACGGAAGTATCTGTTTGGGAGTATGTTATGAAAATTGTTTtcgaaataatataatttatgtttagatattttattataaaattaaattaggactaaaatttagtaatttttttaatataacatacTAGTtactcaaaattatttaaacttaagtcaattttgaattttttttttctgacgaaaaattaaacatataaaaatatatttaaaatcaattttaaatttagaattaatttgtcaacaccaaattaaacaaacacttaaagttattttaattcataatcaattttgaaattttaatttcttcttcaacatataaaaaagaattcaaaatcaattattcTGCAATGGAAATCAATTTTGGAAAAcgcactaaaaatatattttaatttttttatgagagaTTCATTTCTGCGTACATGTCAAATGTGTAATTTCAAGATTCTACAAGGCTGTTTTCGCTGCCACAAAAAAATAGTGGCATATATAAGAAGCACATGGCTATGTAAGCAAAGCAGTCACCACAGAGAGAGAGGTTTTGATGCAACGCTGTCACTGAGAAAGGATCTCTATCTACGAAGGAGCGGAATAAAACCCTTCTCTCTGGTAAGCTAAGTGTTGTTGTCACCAACCAAACCAAGAATCTCTTTTTCGTCGATGCATAAGAATCACGTTTTTTGTTAATTCACTTTTGGGGGTTTGGGTTTGGTTTGGTGGCTGTTCCCTTTCACGATTCTTTCTTTAGATCCTCTCTTGACTCTTTATTCTTTATGAAATTGTGGGTTTGACTTAAATTTCTCTGGGTTTGTTGATTTCGTGGCAGTGATTAAGAGAATGGCTTCAGATCGGAAACTTCACACTTTTGAGGAGGTGGCAAAGCACAACCAGACCAAGGATTGCTGGCTCATCATTTCTGGCAAGgtctgtttttttctttatttcttttcaagaaTTTTGATTTGCTTTAAATGATTGATTGATTCTCTGATAGAAATATCAAcgaattgaaaatgaaatcagGGGTTTTAGTATATATGCTTTTTTGGGGTTTAAGTAAATGCttcatttgatttgtttgttaatGATGATGGCGTTTGATCTCTTCATGCGTGTCCTTTTTGTCCTGCTATATTGAATATCTTGTGCATTTGTATCTGACTGATAATTCCGTTTTGCATTAGCATCTTTAGATGACTTTTATTTATCTTTGTCAAGGTTTTAGATTGCGGTCGTGGATACTCCATAAACCTTGACTATTGCCTGTGAAATTGCAGTTGCGGACTGTCTTTTAGACCTTGATCTTTAGTGTTAATTCTATTAAGCGCAGCTGTTTGAATAAATGACCTTAGTGTGTCCTTGTGAGAGACACTCGAGCATTATTCTCAAATATCTATTTCTCAACTTGTATATTCATTATATTGTGCATGCTGTCACTTgaattgtttttctattttttttgggtgagaatcacctgaattcttttgatGTGTGAGTGTGAATGATTTGGATTAACCTActgatttatttagttttttatgtgAGGTGGGATTTGGGAGGGGAAGCTTTTCAAGTAAGCCTCCCCCTTCTTTGGGAGTTTCTTAAAATAGTGGGAGTAAGACAGGGACTATCATGTAACCCCTCATCATGTATTGGTTTTCATGGCTCTTTTAAGGTTTTCTCAATTTGGATGGTTTATGAGGATTttaaacatccaaacaatgggAAAGAAATTCATTAACCTCACATACTCTTCCTCTAGTCCATTAGTTTAAACATTTGTTTCCTTCTCCTTTTGtcaccttccaactctcaaacaTCACAGCAAGTGTCATCCTGATTACTCTCATTGTAGCAGCACAATaaatcctttttttatattcaagttTTTATGTTTCTAGTTGAAATAGCAATATTCTAGGCATATATATGCTTTGAGGGGTGATCTTCCTTAGACACTAAAGTCTAGGGTAGCCCCGTTGCTCTTCTGATGCAATTTGATGTTGCCTTCCATAACACATCCTTTATACAATACACTGTCTCATGTGGACATTTGGCAGGAGGAAACCCTCTTTCACTATTCTGAACATTAGCAGAAGCAAACTTATTTTTCACTATTTAAGCTTTACCTGAGATTGTAATGCCTCATTTTGAGGCTATTCAAACACCCTAAGCATGCAGAACCCCATGTACAAAGAAATTATTAACTACATAACTTTTGAATTTCAGTTCTAGCTTGAGTTCTAGTTTTGTTATGACGTTAGTTTCTGTCACTGAACAAAGTTGTGTGCTTCAACAATATTAGGTGTATGATGTCACCCCTTTCATGGAGGATCATCCCGGAGGTGATGAGGTTTTGTTATCTGCAACAGGTATGTTTATATCATCtgaagattattattattaataaaagcaACAAAGGGTAGCcatattgatattgattatgCTCTGTGGATTGCAGGGAAAGATGCAACCAATGACTTTGAAGATGTGGGGCACAGTGATTCTGCTAGAGATATGATGGAAAAATACTACATTGGTGAGATTGATGCATCAACCGTCCCACTAAAACGGACCTACATTCCACCTCAGCAAGCTCAGTACAATCCTGATAAGACTCCAGAATTTGTGATCAAGATTTTGCAGTTCCTGGTCCCTCTCCTGATCTTGGGCTTGGCCTTTGTTGTGCGACACTACACCAAGAAAGAGTAGAGTTGTTCCTTCTTTATCACATTGGACAATGGTGAAGGGTCTGTTAGCTATTTTATAGTGTCATTTAAAGGACAGTGTTTAGTTTCTTTCTGGGGTCTGAGAATTGAATCTGGATTTAGACCATATAGTTCAGTAAGCCAATGTTTTCCAACTTTCTTTGGCAATGGTATTAGTGTTATTGTGACCGGAGAACCTAATGTTGGACGATTAGTTTTGTTTGGTTTCGTTTTATTCTGGGTCTTTGCTGCTTCTTTAAtaacttgtttcttttcttctttatttatcaccCTATCTCCTGGCTTAATTTGCTCACCGTAAGGCCCTTCTATTTTACGAACATGCATGAGCAAGATGCTAGGAGCAATTAGCTCTTTACCACGCCGTTCGTAGGTACAACTAAAGGTTACTTCGTGATTGAGCGATAAACACGAAGTTACCCTCCCTAAAGGGTGTTACTACTCTTTGCTATTCATCAATGGATTGGAACTTGGAACATGGAACATGGAACATGCTTAAAATATGATGGGGTGAGTTACatggttaataaaaaaagaagttaactGATGTATTTACAAAGGACAAGCAAAAGAGTATGAACTAAAGTCTCAAAGCTTTGAAGGAAAGGTGGAGATGGAGATGGAAGAGGAGAAACGTTAAACATCAATCAAAACAATGAATGTGgtgaatttttaaattctcaTGCAATGGTGAAACTAGCAGAttttgaaaaagataataataaatgagCGAGTTTGATATGGAACTGTTGAAAGGGGTAGCAAGTTTCATGGAGCATGGGCCAGGCTCTGAAGCTAGCAATGTTGTTTCTGAGTACAGATGGCAGCCTAGTGGAAAGACTAGCCGATGTTCATGAAGCAAGGTTTGATCCTTCTAGCATAGTAAGTTCCCGTAAAAACAAGCCTTGAAAAATGTTTGTCTTGTaagttgagatttttttaattttagttcctGTAACATTTTCTTTGTTTACTTTTGTGTTTTAATCCATGTAAGcataaatttatgaatattaaaaatgaaaaaaatcttaaaagaattaaaattaaaaagatgtaAGTTTACACGAATGAaatgtgaataatttttttttttacaaaattcaaaTCTGAGAAAACAGAAatttacaagaattaaaaatatatttaaacttaaataaaaagaacGATTAACTAATGATATTGGTGATATAATTCATAGGATCTATGATGCCACTCAGTATGACTTCTTGTTTTTGATGTGTCCAAATATCAATATCAACACTTGAACatctaatataataatatatggtATTGTTCAATATGATttgctctattttttatttaaattatatagctAATTGTATGCTGTTTCAGGTTGTGTAATAAACTAAAACTCTTAATTGGATATGTCCAAGTTACACACGTcatcacatttctaaaaaagTTGATAATCAAATTGGTCCACTAAAATTTCGTTTTTTACCACCTTAGTTATTCAGATTTTGTTATTAAACTAgtcctttaaaattttaatttgccgtcaaatcactttttttttttttaacaaaccacAAGAACAATATGGCATATATTCATCcacctatattttttaaataacttttgtgACATTTTTCACCACTTTAGATATCCAATGAGAATGTCTAAGGTGGGGAAATCGGATAGGTGGTCTAAAGTGACGAAGTGTTTTATGAGCATTAGATATATTAGTTAAATATTCAATGGTTAGGATTGTTTAATTGTTACTGGTTGTTTCagtttttaacatttaattttgttttgcctATTATTTTTCATACTACTTTACTACCCCTCGGCCATATTTTAGTCTTCACCGTTGAACAACATTGTTGGGGTTCAACTCCCGTCTACCACGACCATTTGCCACAATCCAAACACTGCTACTCAGGCTAAGGAATCAATCCAAGAAATGTAAAGCCCAACACACAACAATTTGTAATACtaatcaacaggaaaaaaaaaacagtagaaaaagaaacaaaaatcttTCTGCCACTAGAAGATTTGTCGAACGCCACCATCGGAAGTGATTTCTGGCAAGTACGCTTTTTTCTCCTCCCTTCTTCCtctccttctctttttcccTATCTTTCTTAGAAGACACTAAAGTCGTTGCCTGATGCTTCCTCCGTTTCCATCTTCAAATTTGCTTCGCAATTAGATCTAATTTACACTCAGAAGTCAAAACAAGTGAACAACAACTCCTAAACACTATTTTACACGTGCTGGTTCCTCAGGTTTTCAATTACTTTTTAATGTCATTgtcaagtttaaaaaaatatgtataaaagaGTAAATTGGTTTAACCTCTTATTCCCTTATCTTACTTCCCCACCTTCCACATCGTCTCCAAAGATTTTGCTATCCTTAAGGTACTTGTTAGATGGTAGACCGAATCTTTCATAAATGAATTTGATGATTATAtctttatatgataaatatgataataatttaaatatttgaaagacTAATTtcgtaactattttttttttaaggactaACGTGTCTAAAGGGTTTTGGTTTTCTCAAAATTGTAATTGTAATGTAAATGTGTAGTGTCATTTACTGACTTctcaaataaaaagtaatacTAAAACTTTTGTACATGAAAAATGTACAGATGAAAATTGGATAGGCAATAGGGGGAGGGGGTTGCCTAAAAGCCACAACACGAATATCCGTACGTTGCCCATTGCTTATTGGTGTGCTTCGAGTGGTGGTAGAAAAA is a window encoding:
- the LOC100305929 gene encoding uncharacterized protein LOC100305929 (The RefSeq protein has 1 substitution compared to this genomic sequence), which produces MASDRKLHTFEEVAKHNQTKDCWLIISGKVYDVTPFMEDHPGGDEVLLSATGKDATNDFEDVGHSDSARDMMEKYYIGEIDALTVPLKRTYIPPQQAQYNPDKTPEFVIKILQFLVPLLILGLAFVVRHYTKKE